A genomic region of Vanessa tameamea isolate UH-Manoa-2023 chromosome 11, ilVanTame1 primary haplotype, whole genome shotgun sequence contains the following coding sequences:
- the LOC113396197 gene encoding sideroflexin-2 isoform X1, which produces MTTEKRIDITQPLWDQSTFTGRFRHFAFISNPLLSLVPEKELHQAKELYFKYKQGQEPAGTTMSQVVRAKQLYESAFHPDSGELQNVFGRMSFQMPGGCLVTGAMLQWYRTATAVVFWQWVNQSFNALVNYTNRNANSPLTTTQMGVAYVSATSAAMATALTFKFVIQKRATNPILARFVPFFAVAAANWVNIPLMRQNEILLGLDVTDENGKIIGKSQIAPVKGISQVVTSRIIMCAPGMLLLPVIMERLEPKAWMKRIRWAHIGIQTGIVGLFLTFMVPTACAIFPQKCKLSVDTMKRYEKERYEEILKNTDGKPPQYVYFNKGL; this is translated from the exons aTGACAACCGAAAAAAGAATAGACATTACTCAGCCACTATGGGATCAAAGTACCTTTACAGGCAGATTCAGGCACTTTGCCTTCATTTCAAATCCCCTACTATCATTGGTACCCGAAAAAGAACTTCATCAGGCCAAAGAactgtatttcaaatataa gCAGGGCCAAGAGCCAGCTGGTACAACTATGTCTCAAGTGGTCAGAGCCAAACAGCTATATGAATCAGCCTTCCACCCAGACAGTGGTGAACTGCAGAATGTGTTTGGTAGGATGTCCTTTCAAATGCCTGGAGGTTGTCTCGTGACGGGTGCTATGCTGCAATGGTATAg AACAGCAACGGCCGTTGTATTCTGGCAATGGGTGAACCAGTCCTTCAACGCTCTGGTTAACTACACGAACCGTAACGCGAACTCGCCGTTGACCACGACTCAGATGGGCGTCGCGTACGTGTCGGCGACGTCGGCCGCCATGGCGACGGCGTTGACGTTCAAGTTCGTCATACAGAAACGCGCAACTAATCCCATTTTAGCT aGATTCGTTCCGTTCTTTGCCGTGGCGGCTGCTAACTGGGTCAACATTCCATTAATGAGGCAGAATGAAATCCTTCTAG GTCTAGATGTAACCGATGAAAATGGAAAAATTATAGGGAAATCACAGATAGCTCCCGTTAAAGGAATATCTCAAGTTGTGACATCCAG aataataATGTGTGCCCCGGGTATGTTGCTACTGCCTGTGATCATGGAGAGGCTGGAGCCCAAGGCCTGGATGAAGAGGATCAGGTGGGCTCACATCGGTATCCAGACAGGCATTGTTGGTTTGTT CTTAACGTTCATGGTGCCAACTGCGTGTGCAATATTTCCACAGAAATG taaacTCTCCGTTGATACAATGAAGCGTTACGAAAAAGAGAGATACGAGGAAATTTTAAAGAACACGGACGGCAAGCCGCCTCAGTACGTTTACTTCAATAAGGGtctgtaa
- the LOC113396197 gene encoding sideroflexin-2 isoform X2 encodes MSQVVRAKQLYESAFHPDSGELQNVFGRMSFQMPGGCLVTGAMLQWYRTATAVVFWQWVNQSFNALVNYTNRNANSPLTTTQMGVAYVSATSAAMATALTFKFVIQKRATNPILARFVPFFAVAAANWVNIPLMRQNEILLGLDVTDENGKIIGKSQIAPVKGISQVVTSRIIMCAPGMLLLPVIMERLEPKAWMKRIRWAHIGIQTGIVGLFLTFMVPTACAIFPQKCKLSVDTMKRYEKERYEEILKNTDGKPPQYVYFNKGL; translated from the exons ATGTCTCAAGTGGTCAGAGCCAAACAGCTATATGAATCAGCCTTCCACCCAGACAGTGGTGAACTGCAGAATGTGTTTGGTAGGATGTCCTTTCAAATGCCTGGAGGTTGTCTCGTGACGGGTGCTATGCTGCAATGGTATAg AACAGCAACGGCCGTTGTATTCTGGCAATGGGTGAACCAGTCCTTCAACGCTCTGGTTAACTACACGAACCGTAACGCGAACTCGCCGTTGACCACGACTCAGATGGGCGTCGCGTACGTGTCGGCGACGTCGGCCGCCATGGCGACGGCGTTGACGTTCAAGTTCGTCATACAGAAACGCGCAACTAATCCCATTTTAGCT aGATTCGTTCCGTTCTTTGCCGTGGCGGCTGCTAACTGGGTCAACATTCCATTAATGAGGCAGAATGAAATCCTTCTAG GTCTAGATGTAACCGATGAAAATGGAAAAATTATAGGGAAATCACAGATAGCTCCCGTTAAAGGAATATCTCAAGTTGTGACATCCAG aataataATGTGTGCCCCGGGTATGTTGCTACTGCCTGTGATCATGGAGAGGCTGGAGCCCAAGGCCTGGATGAAGAGGATCAGGTGGGCTCACATCGGTATCCAGACAGGCATTGTTGGTTTGTT CTTAACGTTCATGGTGCCAACTGCGTGTGCAATATTTCCACAGAAATG taaacTCTCCGTTGATACAATGAAGCGTTACGAAAAAGAGAGATACGAGGAAATTTTAAAGAACACGGACGGCAAGCCGCCTCAGTACGTTTACTTCAATAAGGGtctgtaa
- the LOC113396193 gene encoding PWWP domain-containing protein 2A-like, producing the protein MAAVSATADMMIQKNSQILVNVEEALEDLIVVSYSSEDKKFQGVLLDSNKSNLPFGVYSLHPAFTKQVENVENKDDKLHSVSQRFTYQEPQYATEDVQKSKKPNAKSKSQPRQKMTVRLRPRKVLCSNCQGICNENSENVDVSKKRKLDSDDDSPKDGSESSKLEKKYLMGSMLIPKLSRLQPNEITSAIKTKNISKPGEKNRHVKNVKSDDESDQTTRELAFVSVSDNSDMCDKEDGKDSDNSFSNLFSNARTLKISFGEGEGTVVKIPPLGGDFNEDSGVSCDMSKPSKPDSKAVKKALKKAKKQAKKNSDSVKAVDLWIEQSPKHIGALSPRNNVSNSPPLDPLEKKHKHKVKHKKKHKVQKKRDENSSKCDDDSMDYFSNIKDCLNQKLSISLRRLSSNSYERRDDDVSDDGESETVPDFPANSTEGVGGQLLRVSPGDIVWGKVVGFPWWPGRVLSVTPTARAHVAWYASTTSSLMPCDSLSPFLEDYKIRYNKKKRGPYKEAVKQATIEARQIESHVDPLASPTQANLATASPRPIDVFS; encoded by the exons ATGGCGGCTGTCTCTGCAACAGCCGatatgatgattcaaaagaATTCTCAGATTCTAGTGAACGTGGAAGAAGCGCTTGAAGATTTAATTGTTGTATCATATAGTAGTGAAGATAAAAAATTTCAAGGTGTACTTCTTGACTCTAATAAGAG tAATTTACCATTTGGTGTATATAGTCTGCACCCAGCTTTCACAAAGCAAGTCGAAAATGTCGAGAACAAAGACGACAAACTACATTCCGTTAGTCAAAGATTTACTTATCAAGAACCTCAGTACGCAACTGAAGATGtgcaaaaatctaaaaaaccaAACGCAAAGTCGAAGTCTCAGCCTAGACAAAAGATGACAGTCCGCTTAAGACCAAGAAAGGTATTGTGTTCAAATTGCCAAGGGATTTGCAATGAAAATAGTGAAAATGTAGACGTGTCCAAGAAGCGGAAATTAGATTCGGATGACGATTCGCCCAAGGATGGTTCTGAGTCAtcgaaattagaaaaaaaatatctgatgggtAGCATGCTAATACCGAAACTATCTAGGTTACAACCAAATGAAATAACGAGtgctataaaaacaaaaaatatctcaaaacCTGGTGAGAAAAATAGACATGTAAAAAATGTGAAATCTGATGATGAAAGTGACCAAACAACTAGAGAGTTGGCTTTCGTTAGTGTTTCTGATAACAGTGATATGTGTGATAAAGAAGATGGTAAAGATAGTGATAATTCATTTAGTAACTTATTTTCGAATGCCAGGACACTTAAAATTAGTTTTGGTGAAGGTGAGGGAACTGTGGTAAAAATACCTCCATTAGGTGGTGATTTTAATGAAGATTCTGGTGTTTCCTGTGATATGTCTAAGCCGTCTAAACCAGATTCAAAGGCTGTAAAAAAAGCACttaaaaaagctaaaaaacAAGCAAAGAAAAATAGTGATTCTGTAAAAGCAGTTGATCTATGGATAGAACAATCGCCAAAACACATTGGGGCATTGTCACCACGCAACAATGTTTCGAATAGTCCACCTTTAGACCCATTAGAAAAGAAACACAAGCATAaagttaaacacaaaaaaaaacataaagtacAGAAAAAACGTGATGAGAACTCAAGCAAATGTGACGATGACTCTATGGACTACTTCAGTAACATTAAGGATTGTCTGAATCAGAAGTTGTCCATCAGTTTGCGTAGATTAAGCAGTAATTCTTATGAACGTAGAGATGATGATGTGTCAGATGATGGGGAAAGTGAAACTGTGCCAGACTTTCCTGCTAACAGCACAGAGGGTGTTGGTGGACAATTATTACGTGTATCTCCTGGTGATATTGTCTGGGGTAAAGTTGTTGGATTTCCATGGTGGCCAGGGAGGGTACTGAGTGTCACCCCAACAGCTCGAGCTCATGTAGCGTGGTATGCTTCAACAACATCATCACTGATGCCATGTGATAGCCTAAGTCCATTCCTAGAAGATTATAAG ATAAGATACAACAAAAAGAAAAGGGGTCCATATAAAGAGGCCGTAAAGCAAGCAACTATTGAAGCAAGGCAAATTGAATCTCATGTAGATCCACTAGCAAGTCCGACTCAGGCTAACCTTGCAACCGCTTCACCGCGCCCTATTGATGTGTTCTCATAA